The following proteins are co-located in the Dyadobacter chenwenxiniae genome:
- a CDS encoding MBL fold metallo-hydrolase RNA specificity domain-containing protein — protein MKLTFWGAAQQVTGSMFLLETDDYRILIDCGSDFDLDEIGRKTRYEEQKSVFPFDASLINTVLLTHAHIDHSGNIPNLYKYGFEGRVVCTEPTLALTSLLLKDAANLHQKRLNARMNGSSKKRGKKKKEVPMDYFVEKNVNEALDNFVPVAFGQRYRIADNVTIVFYAAGHLLGAAHIVLEVYEDGQKKRICFSGDIGRSNYPLLIDPQEIPQVDYLICESTYGNRLHEDQGSPVEALADVIKRTCIDIPGRLIIPSFSVGRTQALLYTLNKIYMDHSFPYLKVFSDSPLAHSSTKVYQRHVRMLNKEARTFQDDNDMLFDFDNLIYLESSDASKAVSNYNEPCIIISSSGMVQGGRVEQHVEANIGNPYATILMIGYASEGTLGWRLLNGQDTISIRGKQLPVLANIEKIDVFSGHGDQNDLLKFIKIQDPEKLKGIFLVHGEQQSMADFQSKIQENGYKSVEIPLRGHTYEL, from the coding sequence ATGAAATTGACATTTTGGGGAGCTGCGCAGCAGGTGACAGGTAGCATGTTTCTTTTAGAAACAGACGATTACCGAATTTTAATTGACTGCGGCTCTGACTTTGACTTAGACGAGATAGGTAGAAAAACCAGGTATGAGGAGCAAAAAAGTGTATTCCCATTTGATGCGAGTTTGATCAACACAGTACTTTTAACACACGCTCACATTGACCATTCGGGCAACATTCCAAATTTATATAAATATGGATTTGAAGGGAGAGTTGTGTGTACGGAGCCTACATTAGCGCTCACTTCACTGCTTTTAAAAGACGCCGCCAACCTGCACCAGAAGCGCCTGAATGCGCGTATGAATGGCTCTTCGAAGAAAAGGGGCAAGAAAAAGAAAGAAGTCCCTATGGATTATTTCGTTGAAAAGAACGTAAATGAGGCATTGGACAACTTCGTGCCGGTTGCTTTTGGCCAGCGCTACCGCATTGCAGATAACGTCACGATTGTTTTTTACGCGGCCGGGCACTTGCTGGGTGCTGCGCATATCGTGCTGGAAGTTTATGAGGATGGCCAGAAGAAGCGCATCTGCTTCTCAGGAGACATTGGCCGTAGCAATTATCCGTTGCTGATTGATCCACAGGAAATCCCGCAAGTGGATTATCTTATTTGCGAATCGACTTATGGAAACCGCCTGCATGAAGACCAGGGCTCGCCTGTTGAAGCACTCGCGGATGTGATCAAAAGGACTTGCATCGACATTCCGGGCCGGTTAATTATCCCTTCTTTCAGTGTGGGACGCACGCAAGCGCTCCTTTATACATTGAACAAGATCTATATGGATCATTCCTTTCCTTATTTAAAGGTATTTTCTGACAGCCCGCTCGCGCATAGCAGCACGAAAGTCTACCAGCGCCATGTGCGCATGCTGAACAAGGAGGCGCGGACTTTTCAGGATGATAATGATATGCTTTTTGATTTTGATAACCTCATCTATCTGGAAAGCTCCGATGCCAGCAAGGCCGTTTCCAATTACAATGAGCCTTGCATTATCATCTCATCTTCGGGGATGGTGCAGGGTGGTCGCGTGGAGCAGCACGTGGAGGCTAACATTGGCAACCCATATGCCACGATCCTGATGATCGGTTATGCTTCGGAGGGCACGCTGGGATGGCGGCTTTTGAATGGACAGGACACGATTTCAATTCGTGGAAAGCAGTTGCCGGTCTTGGCTAATATTGAAAAAATTGACGTATTTAGCGGCCACGGAGATCAGAACGATTTATTGAAATTCATTAAAATACAAGACCCGGAAAAACTGAAAGGTATTTTTCTGGTGCATGGAGAGCAGCAAAGCATGGCTGATTTTCAAAGTAAAATTCAAGAAAATGGCTATAAATCGGTAGAAATACCATTGAGGGGACACACTTACGAACTTTAA
- a CDS encoding acetyl-CoA carboxylase carboxyltransferase subunit alpha, producing the protein MRTYLDFEKPMAELERKLEEMKTLAQNNNVDFSGAISLLENNITDLRKEIFENLTRWQRVQLSRHPDRPYTLDYIELICDEFIELHGDRQVRDDPAIIGGLANVGGQSFMLIGQQKGRNTKQRQHRNFGMPNPEGYRKALRLMKLAEKFNKPIVTLIDTPGAFPGMEAEERGQGEAIARNLKEMFMLKVPVICIVIGEGASGGALGIAIGDRVLMLENTWYSVISPENCSAILWRSWDFKEQAAEAMKITAKDMKKNKLIDGIISEPLGGAHLDHNWMAEELKRVILENISELAAIEQQDRIDQRIEKFCAMGVVVE; encoded by the coding sequence ATGAGAACATACCTGGATTTCGAAAAACCTATGGCCGAGCTCGAACGCAAGCTCGAAGAAATGAAAACACTGGCGCAGAATAACAATGTGGATTTTTCCGGCGCCATTTCCTTACTGGAAAACAATATAACAGATCTTCGAAAGGAAATATTTGAGAACCTTACGCGCTGGCAGCGTGTGCAGCTTTCACGCCATCCGGACCGTCCGTACACGCTCGACTACATTGAGCTGATCTGCGACGAGTTCATTGAATTGCATGGAGACCGCCAGGTTCGGGACGATCCGGCAATTATTGGCGGACTTGCCAATGTCGGCGGGCAATCTTTTATGCTCATAGGTCAGCAAAAAGGCCGGAATACCAAGCAAAGACAGCACCGGAACTTTGGCATGCCCAATCCGGAAGGCTATCGTAAGGCCTTACGCCTGATGAAACTGGCTGAAAAATTCAATAAACCTATTGTTACGCTTATTGACACTCCGGGCGCATTTCCTGGTATGGAGGCTGAGGAACGTGGTCAGGGTGAGGCCATTGCGCGTAACCTGAAAGAAATGTTCATGCTGAAAGTGCCCGTGATCTGTATTGTGATCGGCGAAGGGGCATCGGGCGGAGCATTAGGAATTGCGATCGGCGACCGGGTTTTAATGTTGGAGAACACCTGGTACTCCGTTATTTCCCCCGAAAACTGTTCGGCGATCCTTTGGAGAAGCTGGGATTTCAAAGAACAGGCAGCCGAAGCGATGAAAATCACAGCCAAGGATATGAAGAAGAACAAGCTGATCGACGGCATCATTTCCGAACCACTTGGCGGCGCACATCTGGATCATAACTGGATGGCCGAAGAGCTTAAAAGGGTAATTCTGGAAAATATTAGTGAACTCGCGGCGATCGAGCAGCAAGACAGGATTGACCAGCGCATTGAGAAATTCTGTGCAATGGGTGTAGTTGTTGAATAA
- a CDS encoding HAD family hydrolase, with protein MKNSKIKNIIFDLGDVILNIDVPVASKSFAELSGREQAEILELFSKNALFRQFETGELDEAGFRNYVRKILDFSDLSDEAIDTAWNSLLLDLPPERVELLQNLAKNYRLFLLSNTSSIHITQVNKILEASTGIKRLDDLFETVFLSYEMGLMKPDPKIYQKVLEQAGLEATETLFLDDNLANIEAASKLGIDTIHVQKPVTILEYLKDYAV; from the coding sequence ATGAAGAACAGCAAAATAAAAAATATCATTTTCGACCTCGGCGACGTAATTCTAAACATTGATGTGCCTGTTGCATCAAAGTCGTTTGCAGAACTAAGCGGCAGGGAACAAGCTGAAATCCTAGAATTATTTAGCAAAAACGCGCTTTTCAGGCAATTCGAAACCGGTGAGCTGGATGAGGCCGGTTTTCGAAATTATGTCAGAAAAATCCTCGACTTCTCCGACCTCTCCGATGAAGCCATTGATACTGCCTGGAACAGCCTCCTGCTCGATCTTCCTCCCGAGCGCGTTGAGCTGCTTCAAAATCTTGCCAAAAATTATCGCCTGTTTTTACTGAGCAACACCAGCTCTATCCACATTACGCAAGTCAATAAAATCCTTGAAGCGTCGACCGGCATTAAAAGACTGGATGATCTTTTCGAGACCGTTTTTCTTTCTTATGAAATGGGTTTGATGAAGCCTGATCCGAAAATTTACCAAAAAGTGCTGGAACAAGCCGGTCTCGAAGCAACAGAAACACTTTTCCTGGACGATAACCTTGCCAACATTGAAGCAGCGTCAAAATTGGGAATCGACACTATCCACGTCCAGAAACCTGTAACCATTTTGGAATATCTCAAAGACTATGCAGTCTAG
- a CDS encoding site-2 protease family protein: protein MQSSTRTYIIQAVLFILTVITTTMAGAEWMYGNIFSFVYDFAYLLMGKGAEKPVTDETVKLLGWPQFLQGFQFSIPFLAILTIHEFGHYFVARMHQVKVTLPYYIPLWFGISNSIGTMGAFIRIKSVVRSRLKFFDIGIAGPLAGFIAALAVLWYGFTHLPPPEYIFSIHPEYARFGLSYPQFAYENASGNIALGDNILFWMFKTYVADPARLPHAYEMIHYPYIFAGYLALFFTSLNLIPIGQLDGGHILYGLIGKRRFDVVAPILFGFFAFYAGLGLFTAESFATGSNAIFYERFFYLAIYIYFLYICFKRASDSPMTGLMLSLIVVVGQFAVSYIRPDWQGSTGFLPFIFILGRFLGIRHPDTDENEPLDAPRIILGICALIIFIISFSPTPFILIE from the coding sequence ATGCAGTCTAGCACACGCACCTACATTATCCAGGCGGTTCTTTTTATTTTGACGGTCATTACCACCACGATGGCGGGTGCAGAATGGATGTATGGTAATATTTTTTCTTTCGTATATGACTTCGCCTATCTCCTGATGGGCAAGGGTGCCGAAAAACCAGTCACCGACGAAACTGTGAAGTTGCTAGGCTGGCCTCAATTCCTGCAAGGCTTCCAATTTTCCATTCCATTCCTTGCCATTCTGACCATTCATGAGTTCGGACATTACTTTGTCGCCAGAATGCATCAGGTTAAGGTTACACTTCCCTACTACATTCCCCTTTGGTTTGGTATATCAAACAGCATTGGGACGATGGGTGCGTTTATCCGGATCAAGTCGGTCGTGCGTTCACGCTTGAAATTTTTTGATATCGGCATTGCCGGTCCGCTTGCTGGTTTCATTGCTGCTTTGGCAGTTCTCTGGTATGGCTTTACGCATTTGCCTCCGCCAGAGTATATCTTTTCCATTCATCCCGAATATGCGCGTTTCGGTTTAAGTTATCCGCAATTTGCTTATGAAAATGCGTCCGGGAACATTGCATTAGGCGATAACATACTGTTCTGGATGTTTAAAACCTACGTCGCTGACCCGGCTCGCTTGCCGCATGCCTACGAAATGATCCATTATCCATACATTTTTGCAGGATATCTGGCGCTTTTCTTCACTTCGCTCAACCTCATTCCAATCGGCCAGCTCGATGGCGGACACATTCTTTACGGCTTAATCGGCAAAAGAAGGTTTGACGTTGTAGCGCCGATCCTTTTTGGATTTTTCGCGTTTTACGCAGGGTTGGGACTCTTTACAGCCGAATCATTTGCAACAGGAAGCAATGCCATTTTCTACGAGCGTTTCTTCTATCTGGCGATCTACATTTATTTTCTTTATATCTGTTTCAAAAGGGCGAGCGACAGTCCGATGACTGGCTTGATGCTAAGCTTAATTGTTGTCGTGGGCCAGTTCGCAGTCTCCTACATCCGCCCCGATTGGCAGGGTTCAACCGGTTTCTTACCATTCATTTTCATCTTAGGCCGCTTCCTGGGCATCCGCCATCCCGACACCGACGAAAACGAACCCCTCGACGCCCCGCGCATCATCCTGGGAATCTGCGCATTGATTATCTTTATCATCTCATTCAGCCCAACGCCTTTTATTTTGATTGAGTAG
- a CDS encoding phosphotriesterase family protein, with translation MEALDTKSPITTFSRRQFIAACASLPLLVKFRFEKPFINSVKGRINASDLGVTLIHEHVLVDFIGADKISADRWKHEEVIAKVLPYLLEIKKLGIKSFVECTPAYIGRDVLLLQKLSEKSGLNILTNTGYYGASDNKYLPAFAFTETAEQLSKRWINEFENGIEGTMIKPGFIKTGVNGGPLSEIHQKLIKAAALTHLKTGLTICSHTGPALPAQQEIEILQQCGVSPAAFVWVHANGSHDEFQKIGKSGCWISLDGVNEDNVEQNAALILFLKQEGLIKQVLISHDAGWYRPGEPNGGEFRGFTTISDQLLPLLKSKGFSDADIKQIMVANPANAFAIRVRRI, from the coding sequence ATGGAAGCACTAGACACTAAATCACCAATCACCACATTCTCGCGAAGGCAATTCATTGCTGCATGCGCTAGTTTGCCGCTTTTGGTTAAATTTCGTTTTGAAAAACCATTTATCAATAGTGTTAAGGGAAGAATTAATGCTTCCGACCTCGGCGTGACGCTTATTCATGAGCATGTCCTGGTTGATTTTATTGGAGCTGATAAGATTTCAGCGGATCGGTGGAAACATGAAGAAGTTATAGCAAAAGTGCTTCCATATTTGTTAGAAATTAAAAAACTCGGCATTAAGAGTTTTGTGGAATGTACGCCCGCCTACATTGGTCGGGATGTGTTATTACTTCAAAAGCTATCCGAAAAATCCGGATTGAACATCCTGACAAATACGGGTTATTACGGTGCTTCTGATAACAAATATTTACCTGCATTTGCTTTTACAGAAACAGCAGAGCAACTTTCCAAACGCTGGATTAACGAATTTGAAAATGGCATCGAGGGAACGATGATCAAACCAGGCTTTATCAAAACCGGTGTCAATGGCGGGCCACTCTCTGAAATTCATCAGAAATTGATCAAAGCGGCGGCGCTTACGCATTTAAAAACCGGCCTCACCATTTGTTCGCACACAGGGCCTGCACTTCCAGCCCAACAGGAAATAGAGATTCTGCAACAGTGCGGCGTCAGTCCTGCCGCGTTTGTTTGGGTACACGCGAATGGGAGTCATGATGAATTTCAAAAAATTGGAAAAAGTGGCTGCTGGATCAGTTTGGACGGTGTTAATGAAGATAATGTTGAACAAAATGCTGCGCTGATCCTGTTTTTAAAACAAGAAGGTTTGATCAAACAAGTCCTTATTTCCCACGACGCAGGCTGGTATCGCCCTGGCGAACCGAACGGCGGCGAGTTTCGAGGCTTCACTACTATTTCGGATCAATTATTACCCCTACTGAAATCCAAAGGATTCAGCGACGCGGATATAAAGCAAATTATGGTCGCTAACCCAGCAAATGCTTTTGCAATCCGGGTTCGGAGGATTTGA
- a CDS encoding sensor histidine kinase has protein sequence MRLSTKAKYILYILVLHIVLIFLVYKILYQDKVLFIGSEVFLLLSAIVSIQIYRNFMQPIQFVKSGIEAIKDKDFSIKFVPTGKGEVDTLIEVYNLMIDQLREERTRLHEQHFFLEKLIAASPISIIILDFDERIDSFNVKAKEYFKDEAAGLKGLLLQETNNPLLMELAAIQDGESKIVKTNGVVTFKIQRSHFMDQGFRRSFLMIEELTNEILESEKNAYGKVIRMMAHEVNNTLGATDSILQTTTNILSDDSYTDLREALVIASERNQRLTKFMRNFADVVRLPAPVAVSANVNKFIKDVAVFMEPAAVNRGVSIRTLLPEDAISKNIDIGQMEHVLVNVVKNAIEACNPGNEIRIEVSENDLTIKNNGNPIEAKVGAQLFNPFFSTKHDGQGIGLTLTREILINHGFSFSLQTHADGWTVFRIEM, from the coding sequence ATGAGACTATCTACGAAGGCCAAATACATCCTTTATATACTGGTTTTGCACATTGTCCTGATCTTTCTGGTTTACAAAATTCTATATCAGGATAAAGTTCTTTTCATTGGTTCTGAGGTGTTTCTGCTGCTTTCTGCTATCGTTTCCATTCAGATTTACCGAAATTTTATGCAACCTATCCAATTTGTGAAATCGGGCATTGAGGCCATTAAGGACAAAGATTTTTCCATCAAATTCGTTCCGACGGGAAAAGGCGAGGTCGATACGTTAATTGAAGTGTATAATCTGATGATAGACCAGCTTAGAGAAGAGCGCACGCGCTTGCATGAGCAGCATTTTTTTCTCGAAAAACTGATCGCCGCATCGCCCATTTCCATCATCATCCTCGATTTTGATGAACGGATCGATTCCTTTAATGTGAAAGCGAAGGAATATTTCAAAGATGAAGCAGCCGGTTTAAAGGGACTTTTGTTGCAGGAAACAAATAATCCATTGCTGATGGAACTGGCCGCAATCCAGGATGGGGAATCAAAAATTGTCAAAACCAATGGCGTGGTTACATTCAAAATACAGCGCTCCCATTTCATGGATCAGGGCTTCCGCCGCTCTTTCCTGATGATCGAAGAGCTTACCAATGAGATACTTGAATCGGAAAAGAATGCATATGGCAAGGTGATCCGCATGATGGCGCACGAGGTCAACAACACGTTGGGCGCCACAGACTCCATTTTGCAGACGACTACAAATATTCTTTCGGATGATTCGTATACAGATCTGCGGGAAGCACTTGTAATCGCCTCTGAGCGCAACCAACGGCTCACGAAATTCATGCGTAATTTTGCAGACGTGGTTCGGCTCCCGGCACCAGTGGCCGTTTCCGCGAATGTAAACAAGTTCATTAAAGATGTTGCCGTTTTCATGGAGCCCGCGGCTGTCAATCGCGGCGTCTCAATCAGGACATTACTGCCGGAAGATGCAATCTCCAAAAACATTGATATAGGGCAAATGGAGCATGTGCTGGTTAATGTTGTAAAAAATGCCATTGAGGCATGTAACCCTGGCAACGAAATCAGGATCGAGGTTTCGGAAAACGATTTAACCATTAAAAACAACGGAAATCCCATCGAAGCGAAAGTAGGCGCACAACTATTCAACCCATTTTTCAGCACCAAACACGACGGCCAGGGCATAGGCCTGACATTAACACGCGAAATCCTGATCAACCACGGATTTTCTTTCTCCCTGCAGACCCATGCGGATGGCTGGACTGTATTCCGGATTGAGATGTAA
- a CDS encoding sigma-54-dependent transcriptional regulator: protein MLLIVDDDLAIRTSLILLLKKEGFEVRGVGSPNETFDILKTVTPELILLDLNFSIETSGKEGMQLLQQIKKRYPVIPVILITGWGTIDLAVKGMKEGAIDFITKPWQNDYVLQSVRTILNLSETLPLSGSRKKLEQQYHFENIVGQDPKLLDILETVGRVASTDAAVLITGESGTGKELIAEAIHMNSKRRSRPFVKVNLGGISSTLFESELFGHVRGAFTDAKTDRLGRFEMAHKGSIFLDEIGELDLSSQVKLLRVLQERTFEPLGSSKSRTVDVRVICATNRNLEEMVAQGTFREDLYYRINLITVKLPALRERPDDIPLLSEFFVNNLKIIYQRPNLRLTPAAMKWVRTLQLQGNIRQLKNLVERTVLLAGSDTLDIVDLQRNVSGGVQPSAQKSLPEVGAITLEEMEYQMITKAMQFHQNKVSKVARSLGITRFALYRRLEKYGISYESEDA, encoded by the coding sequence ATGCTCCTAATAGTTGACGATGATTTAGCGATTCGTACTTCCTTGATCCTGCTGCTTAAAAAAGAGGGGTTTGAGGTGAGAGGCGTGGGTTCGCCGAACGAAACTTTTGATATTTTAAAAACGGTGACGCCGGAGCTGATCCTGCTCGACCTGAACTTCTCCATTGAAACTTCGGGAAAAGAGGGAATGCAGCTTTTGCAACAGATCAAAAAGCGTTACCCGGTCATTCCGGTGATTCTGATCACAGGCTGGGGCACTATTGATCTGGCTGTGAAAGGAATGAAGGAAGGCGCTATTGATTTTATTACAAAACCCTGGCAGAATGATTATGTGCTGCAATCGGTAAGGACAATACTGAATTTGTCCGAAACATTGCCCCTGTCAGGAAGCAGGAAGAAGCTTGAACAACAATATCATTTTGAAAATATTGTAGGGCAAGACCCCAAGCTGCTTGATATACTGGAAACGGTCGGCCGCGTTGCCTCCACGGATGCCGCCGTGCTCATAACGGGCGAAAGCGGCACGGGCAAGGAGCTGATCGCCGAGGCGATTCACATGAACAGCAAACGTAGGTCGCGGCCCTTTGTGAAGGTGAATCTCGGCGGGATTTCGTCTACATTGTTTGAAAGTGAGCTTTTCGGCCACGTCCGGGGTGCTTTTACGGATGCCAAGACGGATCGTTTAGGCCGCTTTGAAATGGCGCATAAGGGGTCTATTTTTCTGGATGAAATAGGAGAACTGGATTTATCAAGTCAGGTGAAATTATTGCGTGTGTTGCAGGAACGCACTTTTGAGCCGCTGGGAAGCAGTAAAAGCCGGACGGTTGATGTGCGCGTGATCTGTGCCACAAACCGGAATCTGGAAGAAATGGTCGCACAGGGGACATTTCGCGAAGATCTTTATTACCGCATTAATTTGATCACGGTTAAGCTGCCGGCGCTTCGGGAAAGGCCGGATGACATTCCGCTGCTGTCTGAATTTTTTGTTAACAACCTCAAAATCATTTACCAACGCCCCAATCTGCGCCTGACTCCGGCCGCGATGAAATGGGTACGAACGTTGCAGCTGCAGGGAAATATTCGCCAACTGAAAAATTTGGTAGAGCGCACTGTGCTGCTCGCTGGCTCCGACACGCTGGACATTGTTGATTTACAACGAAATGTGAGCGGAGGTGTGCAGCCATCGGCACAAAAAAGTCTTCCCGAAGTGGGGGCGATCACTCTGGAAGAAATGGAATATCAGATGATCACGAAGGCCATGCAGTTTCATCAAAACAAAGTCAGTAAAGTGGCCAGATCGCTTGGAATCACACGTTTTGCCCTTTACAGGAGGTTGGAAAAATATGGTATTTCCTACGAATCGGAGGACGCATGA
- a CDS encoding putative toxin-antitoxin system toxin component, PIN family, with amino-acid sequence MKVVIDTNLLWVSISSRSSSHWIFQNILGGNLTLCVTNEILEEYAEIIDRKLGHAVSEAVLSTFDNLPNIEYVTRHFRWFAVKSDPDDDKFVDCCVASGAVCIVTEDNHFNVVKTLEFPKVLVMSLSEFEQFFNTEK; translated from the coding sequence TTGAAGGTTGTAATTGATACCAACCTTTTGTGGGTTTCCATATCCAGCCGATCTTCCTCCCATTGGATTTTTCAAAATATCTTGGGAGGTAATTTGACCTTATGTGTCACGAATGAGATCCTTGAAGAATACGCAGAAATCATTGACAGGAAGCTAGGGCATGCCGTATCGGAGGCGGTGCTGAGTACTTTTGACAATTTACCTAATATCGAGTATGTCACACGTCATTTCAGGTGGTTCGCAGTGAAATCAGATCCTGACGATGATAAATTCGTTGACTGCTGTGTTGCTTCCGGAGCCGTTTGCATTGTAACTGAGGACAACCATTTCAATGTCGTGAAGACATTGGAGTTTCCCAAAGTCCTGGTGATGAGTTTGTCGGAGTTTGAGCAATTTTTTAACACTGAAAAGTAA
- a CDS encoding ABC transporter permease, protein MLQHLFKLIWNKKGTHSLLIIEILASFLVLFGVLSLIVFNVRNFLQPIGFEYEQVWNLDLASNQDTVEVSGKLANVMQRIRSYKEVETATRTSSNTPFSANQIGNSITYNKVTVGGDFYYTDQDFSKTLDLPLTKGRWYSEGDRVAKFIPIVINKKMEDKLFLNETSLNKVIKIDDKSSFKVVGVVDNFKAKGEFMSNNPALFEMIAKDDSWNTNVLIKTKRGTDANFEAKLVKDIAIMLPGWGIEVSYLKESRLNRHNLTLVPVIIFLIVSGFLLTNVALGLFGVLNLNIARRKNEIGLRRAMGATEARVTIQFLGEIWVIATFSLIIGLLFAVQFPLMNVFDLDSGIYITSIFASIAVIYIIVTLCAWLPSKQASRIHPAVALHEE, encoded by the coding sequence ATGCTCCAACACCTATTCAAACTAATATGGAACAAAAAAGGCACCCACTCGCTACTGATTATCGAGATTTTGGCGTCCTTTCTGGTGCTTTTCGGTGTGCTTTCGCTGATTGTTTTTAATGTGAGGAATTTTTTGCAACCCATTGGTTTTGAGTATGAACAGGTCTGGAATCTGGATTTGGCCAGCAATCAGGACACTGTGGAAGTGTCCGGTAAGCTGGCGAACGTCATGCAGCGGATCAGGTCGTACAAAGAGGTGGAAACGGCTACAAGGACGAGCAGTAACACGCCCTTTTCAGCGAATCAAATCGGGAATTCAATCACTTATAACAAGGTTACAGTCGGCGGCGATTTTTATTACACGGATCAGGATTTCAGTAAAACACTCGATCTGCCGCTGACGAAAGGTCGCTGGTACAGTGAAGGTGACCGAGTGGCGAAATTTATACCGATTGTCATCAATAAGAAGATGGAAGACAAGCTCTTTTTAAACGAAACATCATTGAATAAGGTGATCAAAATCGACGATAAGAGTTCTTTCAAAGTTGTGGGCGTGGTAGATAACTTCAAAGCCAAAGGCGAATTTATGTCAAACAATCCTGCCCTTTTTGAAATGATCGCTAAGGATGACAGCTGGAACACGAATGTGCTGATTAAGACCAAGCGCGGCACCGACGCCAATTTTGAAGCAAAACTTGTAAAGGATATCGCGATAATGTTGCCAGGATGGGGAATTGAGGTAAGTTATCTGAAAGAGTCACGTCTCAATCGGCACAACCTTACTCTCGTTCCTGTTATCATATTTTTGATTGTCAGCGGATTTCTGCTAACCAACGTTGCCCTTGGGCTTTTTGGCGTGCTTAATCTCAACATTGCGCGCAGGAAAAACGAGATTGGACTTCGCCGGGCGATGGGTGCGACAGAAGCCAGGGTTACCATTCAGTTTTTGGGAGAAATATGGGTAATTGCGACTTTTAGTCTTATTATCGGATTGCTTTTCGCCGTCCAGTTTCCGCTGATGAACGTATTTGATCTGGATAGTGGAATTTATATCACTTCAATTTTCGCATCCATTGCCGTAATTTACATCATCGTTACCCTTTGCGCCTGGCTCCCGAGCAAGCAAGCGTCCCGGATCCACCCGGCGGTGGCGTTGCATGAGGAGTGA